In the genome of Myxococcus stipitatus, one region contains:
- a CDS encoding metalloregulator ArsR/SmtB family transcription factor, with protein MGAARRLDDTFAALADPTRRGVIDLLRDKPHRAGDLAAAFDMSPPAMSRHLRVLRKTGLVEEESVEEDARVKVYRLRPERFSELRAWLDEVESYWSEQLQAFKEHAERTRAKKRP; from the coding sequence ATGGGAGCCGCTCGACGCCTCGACGACACCTTCGCCGCCCTGGCCGACCCCACCCGTCGTGGGGTCATCGACCTCCTGCGCGACAAGCCTCATCGCGCGGGGGACCTGGCGGCCGCCTTCGACATGTCACCTCCGGCCATGAGCCGGCACCTGCGCGTGCTGCGCAAGACGGGGCTGGTGGAGGAGGAGTCCGTGGAAGAAGACGCCCGCGTGAAGGTGTACCGGCTGAGGCCCGAGCGCTTCTCGGAGCTGCGCGCCTGGCTGGATGAGGTGGAATCGTACTGGAGCGAGCAGCTCCAGGCGTTCAAGGAGCACGCGGAGCGCACCCGTGCGAAGAAGCGGCCCTGA
- a CDS encoding sigma-70 family RNA polymerase sigma factor, translating to MAKSSETELHVADLALARACASGDAAALATLEERIIPQVRAALKRRDVDDTTADEALQVLRARFLVAEGALPPRIMEYAGKGPLSAWLRMTALRLAWGVMNERKGPLVTDDGPLEALGVAPDDVELQYLKERYGADFNAAFREALAALEPRARTLLRMHLVDGMGTARIAEAYGVDRSSVKRWLATAREWLLDQTRVRFAARVGVSLPELDSLLAQLRSQLDLSIRRLMAGGPT from the coding sequence ATGGCCAAGTCCTCGGAGACCGAGCTCCATGTCGCGGACCTGGCGCTCGCCCGTGCGTGCGCGAGCGGTGATGCCGCGGCCCTGGCCACGCTCGAGGAGCGCATCATTCCCCAGGTGCGCGCCGCATTGAAGCGCCGGGACGTGGATGACACGACGGCGGACGAGGCGCTCCAGGTCCTGCGGGCGCGCTTCCTCGTCGCGGAGGGCGCCCTGCCGCCCCGCATCATGGAGTACGCGGGGAAAGGCCCCCTCTCCGCCTGGCTGCGGATGACGGCGCTGCGGCTGGCCTGGGGGGTGATGAACGAGCGCAAGGGGCCGCTCGTCACCGACGACGGGCCGCTGGAGGCGCTGGGCGTCGCGCCCGACGACGTGGAGCTCCAGTACCTCAAGGAGCGCTACGGCGCGGACTTCAACGCCGCCTTCCGCGAGGCACTCGCCGCGCTGGAGCCCCGCGCGCGAACCCTGTTGCGAATGCATCTGGTGGACGGAATGGGCACCGCGCGCATCGCGGAGGCCTACGGCGTGGACCGCTCCTCGGTGAAGCGGTGGCTCGCCACCGCCCGCGAGTGGCTGTTGGACCAGACGCGGGTGCGCTTCGCGGCGCGGGTGGGCGTGAGCCTGCCGGAGCTGGACAGCCTGCTGGCCCAGCTGAGGAGTCAGCTGGACCTGAGCATCCGCCGGTTGATGGCCGGCGGCCCGACCTAG
- a CDS encoding GTPase domain-containing protein codes for MQLNHAQRELTLKIVYYGPGLSGKTTNLRHLHARASPEVRGRLLTVETHDDRTLFFDLLPVFFSTSAGFKVKVKLFTVPGQVIHNATRRIVLQGADAVVFIADSRHSATAENNAYWRNLQDNMKENGLDAEQVPVVIQFNKRDLPDARTEAELEEARKRGGEEVVGAVALRGEGVLETFHAVARAAYRRLDARAHLARNVALTEQEFLSQIFGRMDLSGTALAGRYTGVSRDEQVGGGR; via the coding sequence TTGCAACTCAACCACGCCCAGCGCGAGCTGACGCTCAAGATCGTCTACTACGGGCCCGGACTCAGCGGGAAGACGACGAATCTGCGCCATCTCCATGCCCGCGCGTCCCCGGAGGTGCGTGGCCGGTTGCTGACGGTGGAGACCCACGACGACCGGACGCTGTTCTTCGATCTGCTGCCTGTCTTCTTCTCCACGTCCGCGGGCTTCAAGGTGAAGGTGAAGCTCTTCACCGTCCCGGGTCAGGTCATCCACAACGCGACCCGGCGCATCGTGCTCCAGGGCGCGGACGCGGTGGTGTTCATCGCGGACAGCCGGCACAGCGCGACGGCGGAGAACAACGCCTACTGGCGCAACCTCCAGGACAACATGAAGGAGAACGGGCTGGACGCGGAGCAGGTGCCCGTTGTCATCCAGTTCAACAAGCGCGACCTGCCGGACGCTCGCACGGAGGCGGAGCTGGAGGAGGCGCGAAAGCGGGGCGGCGAGGAGGTGGTGGGCGCCGTCGCGCTCCGAGGCGAGGGCGTGCTGGAGACCTTCCACGCGGTGGCGCGAGCGGCCTACCGGCGGCTGGATGCCCGCGCGCACCTGGCGCGCAACGTGGCGCTGACCGAGCAGGAGTTCCTCTCGCAGATTTTCGGACGCATGGACCTGTCCGGCACGGCGCTCGCCGGGCGGTACACCGGGGTGAGCCGGGACGAGCAGGTGGGGGGCGGGCGATGA
- a CDS encoding NYN domain-containing protein, whose translation MTAGRPAAASYVLIDAENIDWAVSNVVGRKPESQDRVQFDRLVAFCETYFPAPVRCVVVLNARGEQLPDVMIGFIRALKSAGCEVALLYGRPDQKVVDLGILKLLETIRTQRPKAAVGLASHDGGDFAEALKPMLEEKRQVAVLGLREYVSQRFRDLVPAGLKIVDLELNAKVFQRPLPRLLPVNVDEFDASLFL comes from the coding sequence CTGACCGCTGGACGTCCCGCCGCTGCTTCCTACGTGCTCATCGATGCGGAGAACATCGACTGGGCCGTCTCCAATGTCGTGGGCCGCAAGCCCGAGTCCCAGGACCGCGTCCAGTTCGACCGGCTGGTGGCCTTCTGTGAGACCTACTTCCCCGCGCCCGTGCGCTGCGTGGTGGTGCTCAACGCGCGAGGCGAGCAGCTGCCCGACGTGATGATTGGCTTCATCCGCGCCCTGAAGTCCGCGGGCTGCGAGGTGGCGCTGCTCTACGGGCGGCCGGACCAGAAGGTCGTCGACCTGGGCATCCTCAAGCTCCTGGAGACCATCCGCACCCAGCGCCCCAAGGCGGCGGTGGGCCTGGCCAGCCACGACGGTGGCGACTTCGCGGAGGCGCTCAAGCCCATGCTGGAGGAGAAGCGCCAGGTGGCCGTGCTGGGCCTGCGCGAGTACGTCAGCCAGCGCTTCAGGGACCTGGTGCCCGCGGGCCTGAAGATTGTCGACCTGGAGCTCAATGCGAAGGTGTTCCAGCGCCCGCTGCCCCGGCTGCTGCCGGTCAACGTGGACGAGTTCGACGCGTCGCTGTTCCTCTAG
- a CDS encoding SRPBCC domain-containing protein — MTTEQRARVTTFLAVEPDEAFAVFTEETDLWWRRGPRFRGSSAPTSVVRFEGGSGGRLVEEDPAGIFEIGRVLTWEPGARLSFEWRGRNFAPGELTQVDVRFEPAEGGTRVVLEHRGWEALRPDHPVRHGLEVAGFLEMMGMWWGGLALSLRTVSLKSTPRVESERK; from the coding sequence ATGACGACCGAGCAGCGCGCCCGGGTGACGACCTTCCTCGCGGTGGAGCCGGACGAGGCCTTCGCCGTCTTCACCGAGGAGACCGACCTCTGGTGGCGCAGGGGGCCTCGCTTCCGAGGCTCCTCCGCGCCCACCAGCGTGGTGCGCTTCGAGGGAGGCTCCGGCGGCCGGCTGGTGGAGGAGGACCCCGCGGGCATCTTCGAGATTGGCCGCGTGCTGACGTGGGAGCCCGGCGCGCGGCTGAGCTTCGAGTGGCGCGGTCGGAACTTCGCGCCCGGGGAGCTCACCCAGGTGGACGTGCGCTTCGAGCCCGCCGAGGGCGGCACCCGCGTCGTCCTGGAGCACCGGGGCTGGGAGGCCCTCCGCCCCGACCACCCCGTGCGGCACGGCCTGGAGGTGGCCGGCTTCCTCGAGATGATGGGCATGTGGTGGGGCGGTCTCGCGTTGTCGCTGCGCACCGTGAGCCTGAAGTCGACGCCCCGCGTCGAATCCGAGCGGAAGTAG
- the thiL gene encoding thiamine-phosphate kinase, giving the protein MPGEFDFIRRFLSHFPKARVPVGPGDDCAVLAPSRGPLCVTTDCVVEDVHFTRASFSPADIGHKALAVNLSDVASMGATPRWFLCSLALPRDFPLAHLTGLARGMAALAREHRIDLVGGNFTSARELSVTITATGELSRPPLTRAGARPGDWLYVSGTLGDARLGLAHLRAGITRGSSVRRQRRPQPRVALGQLAARFASAALDVSDGLAQDLGHLCTASHVRATVELARLPMSAVVRRELGARGALAGGEDYELLLAVPSRRGKAFEQACARGGHAVTRVGEVSRGSGWVILDEAGHVVRRPGGFDHFGSASGVD; this is encoded by the coding sequence ATGCCTGGTGAGTTCGACTTCATCCGCCGCTTCTTGAGCCACTTCCCCAAGGCCCGCGTTCCGGTGGGCCCGGGGGATGACTGCGCGGTGCTCGCGCCTTCGCGCGGGCCGCTGTGTGTCACCACGGACTGCGTGGTGGAGGACGTGCACTTCACCCGCGCGTCGTTCTCTCCCGCGGACATCGGCCACAAGGCCCTGGCGGTGAACCTCTCCGACGTGGCCTCCATGGGCGCCACGCCGCGCTGGTTCCTGTGCTCGCTCGCGCTGCCCAGGGACTTCCCGCTTGCGCACCTCACGGGCCTGGCGCGAGGCATGGCCGCGCTCGCGCGGGAGCACCGCATCGACCTGGTGGGCGGCAACTTCACCTCCGCGCGCGAGCTGTCCGTCACCATCACCGCCACCGGAGAGCTGTCTCGCCCTCCGCTCACCCGCGCGGGCGCTCGGCCCGGTGACTGGCTCTATGTGTCCGGCACGCTGGGCGACGCGCGGCTGGGCCTCGCCCACCTGCGGGCGGGAATCACCCGCGGCTCCTCGGTTCGCCGCCAGCGCCGACCCCAGCCCCGCGTGGCCCTGGGCCAGCTCGCCGCGCGCTTCGCATCCGCTGCACTGGATGTTTCCGATGGTCTTGCACAAGACCTGGGCCATCTGTGCACCGCTTCACACGTGCGGGCCACGGTGGAGCTGGCGCGGCTGCCCATGTCGGCGGTGGTGCGACGGGAGCTGGGGGCGCGGGGGGCGCTGGCGGGGGGCGAGGACTACGAGCTGCTGCTGGCGGTGCCCTCTCGTCGAGGGAAGGCGTTCGAGCAGGCGTGTGCTCGAGGGGGGCACGCCGTCACGCGCGTGGGCGAGGTGAGCCGGGGTTCAGGATGGGTGATCCTCGATGAAGCCGGACATGTGGTGAGGCGGCCGGGCGGGTTCGACCACTTCGGGTCCGCATCCGGGGTGGATTGA
- a CDS encoding ATP-binding protein — protein MSGGFQGNAPPEGAPSSRRESVLQRRLTLGEMLDVPSFAEVVKSFSELYRVGIKVLDTRGTKLADVKVGHGDFCAYVFSFPEGRSRCTATVSRVKDGPVAPGHGARLAQGDGAEEAGLIALPCFTGLRYLVMPVRWEGDLLGRVILGPFTPEELGDFPETLTDISGLELSRAQELVSKVRRAPERTAAQVLTHFGQVLAALVASGHRTHLTTQLHIEAMLETHRELESQNSRLAQVNTRLKELDRLKSTFLGTVSHELRTPLASIIGYSEMLAEGLAGVLNPEQLLYVRTIVEKGESLLNLISSILDLSQIEAGRLRLAMGPVDLAGVIQTAVSSVMPQAQRKGVELEVRLPPLPRPRLAGDADKLRQVLVNLLANALKFTASGGRVSVVMSEVGLQDTLGAPGYRVCVEDTGVGIREDQFERIFQSFYQVDGSSTREHGGAGLGLAIVKSLVEGHGGKVFVESEFGRGSRFTVVLPMQPPIPEHGVLTAPAPVPEPPAGPDRF, from the coding sequence ATGAGCGGAGGCTTCCAGGGGAACGCTCCTCCGGAGGGCGCCCCCAGCTCCCGCCGGGAGTCGGTCCTCCAGCGGCGCCTGACGCTTGGCGAGATGTTGGATGTGCCCTCGTTCGCGGAGGTGGTGAAGAGCTTCAGCGAGCTGTACCGCGTGGGCATCAAGGTCCTGGACACGCGCGGCACCAAGCTGGCCGACGTGAAGGTGGGCCACGGCGACTTCTGCGCGTATGTCTTCTCCTTCCCGGAGGGGCGCTCGCGCTGCACCGCGACGGTGTCCCGGGTGAAGGACGGCCCCGTGGCGCCGGGCCACGGCGCGCGGCTGGCGCAGGGCGATGGCGCGGAGGAGGCGGGGCTCATCGCGCTGCCGTGCTTCACCGGCCTGCGCTACCTGGTGATGCCCGTGCGCTGGGAGGGGGACCTGCTGGGGCGGGTCATCCTGGGGCCCTTCACCCCCGAGGAGCTGGGGGACTTTCCCGAGACGCTCACGGACATCTCCGGACTGGAGCTGTCGCGCGCGCAGGAGCTGGTGTCCAAGGTGCGGCGCGCCCCCGAGCGCACCGCCGCGCAGGTGCTGACGCACTTCGGACAGGTGCTCGCCGCGCTGGTGGCCAGCGGACACCGCACGCACCTGACCACGCAGCTCCACATCGAGGCGATGCTGGAGACCCACCGCGAGCTGGAGTCGCAGAACTCGCGGCTGGCCCAGGTGAACACCCGGCTCAAGGAGCTGGACCGCCTGAAGTCCACCTTCCTGGGCACGGTGAGCCACGAGCTGCGCACGCCCCTGGCGTCCATCATCGGCTACTCGGAGATGCTCGCGGAGGGGCTGGCCGGCGTGCTCAACCCCGAGCAGCTGCTCTACGTGCGCACCATCGTGGAGAAGGGCGAGTCGCTGCTCAACCTCATCTCCTCCATCCTGGACCTGAGCCAGATTGAAGCCGGAAGGCTGCGGCTGGCCATGGGCCCGGTGGACCTGGCGGGCGTCATCCAGACGGCCGTGTCCAGCGTGATGCCGCAGGCGCAGCGCAAGGGCGTGGAGCTGGAGGTGCGGCTGCCGCCGTTGCCTCGGCCCCGGCTCGCGGGCGACGCGGACAAGCTGCGGCAGGTCCTGGTGAACCTCTTGGCCAACGCGCTGAAGTTCACCGCGTCCGGAGGCCGCGTCTCGGTGGTGATGTCGGAGGTGGGCCTCCAGGACACGCTGGGCGCGCCGGGCTACCGCGTCTGCGTCGAGGACACCGGCGTGGGCATCCGCGAGGACCAGTTCGAGCGCATCTTCCAGAGCTTCTACCAGGTGGACGGCAGCTCCACGCGCGAGCACGGCGGGGCGGGGCTGGGCCTGGCCATCGTGAAGAGCCTGGTGGAGGGCCACGGCGGCAAGGTGTTCGTGGAGAGCGAGTTCGGGCGCGGCTCGCGCTTCACGGTGGTGCTGCCCATGCAGCCGCCCATCCCGGAGCACGGCGTGCTGACGGCGCCCGCCCCGGTGCCGGAGCCGCCCGCGGGCCCCGACCGCTTCTGA
- a CDS encoding serine/threonine-protein kinase: MRCPTTENLLAFGRGLLRGDEALALQGHLDECPSCRVLVAEAVASVDEGVSQPPAALSSSFLGRGDVLGRYVVMERIGAGGMGVVYAARDPELHRKVALKILRFDTVQSARLAESQARLLREAQATARVVHPNVVAIHDFGRVDDRVFLAMEFVEGTTLGARMRAGRIPWREALGLFHQAGQGLAAAHAAGLVHRDFKPDNVLIDTTGRVRITDFGLVRILDGAEESPPSAVAPASASAAEGESNDSLTQTGTLLGTPGYMAPEQSRGETPDARSDQFSFCVALYEALYGARPFPRAAPAELALEQGARAARTLQREARVPDRIHLAVLKGLSPEPEDRHASMEALLRALGQEPLLSPHQMFHVAGITAALLAVGVVAFFATRPTLCEDDPNALVGVWDEKTRASVQDALLKTGLPYAADTWRGVSGSLDAYARDWKEASRHACEATRIHGRQTEGMYERQLLCLAQRRRDVAALVGVLSSAAAPVVQNAVRAVSGLEDLSRCSDVQALTSSRPLPKDPGVREKLESLQKDIATVRARLHAGQPKSALELASTLPARMEGVDFPPVRVEMLRALAQSQAESNDKEAVQTLHKLIQTAQAAGMDWHVAEGWVLLLRAASFLDKGADPEDQYGSHATAAVQRLGGDAPMEVTLATNLSSLLQSKGRNPEALAQGLHALELARKTYPPKDARLSTPLLNAGRMLGIAGRFEEAVALLREAHERYVANYGPDHPDVGVVLSLLAVQETYLNRYEDAVAHQTRVLAIYAGVHGAESLNVASALHNMGNMLSHLSGRNEDAAEHFRRAVAIREKLLGPEDARVASSLSGLGQVLRALGRPGEALAAHERALAIREKARGPDSLEAAYDRGLVGESLMSLHQPRKARPFVERALAVYEKKSFGTDELILADIRFLLARTLAGEPHEQARARKLALSSLEIYRRFPKAREKEIPEVETWLAAR; encoded by the coding sequence ATGCGGTGTCCCACGACGGAGAACCTCCTCGCCTTCGGGCGGGGGCTGTTGCGCGGTGACGAGGCCTTGGCCCTCCAGGGGCACCTGGACGAGTGCCCCTCCTGCCGCGTGCTGGTGGCGGAGGCGGTGGCGTCGGTGGATGAAGGTGTGAGTCAGCCCCCGGCCGCGCTCTCCTCCAGCTTCCTGGGCCGCGGCGACGTGCTGGGCCGCTACGTGGTGATGGAGCGAATCGGCGCCGGAGGCATGGGCGTCGTCTACGCGGCGAGGGACCCGGAGCTCCACCGCAAGGTGGCCCTCAAGATCCTGCGCTTCGACACCGTCCAGTCCGCGCGGCTCGCGGAGTCCCAGGCCCGGCTGCTGCGCGAGGCCCAGGCCACCGCGCGCGTCGTCCACCCCAACGTCGTCGCCATCCACGACTTCGGCCGCGTGGACGACCGCGTCTTCTTGGCCATGGAGTTCGTCGAGGGCACCACGCTGGGCGCCCGCATGCGCGCGGGGCGCATCCCCTGGCGCGAGGCGCTGGGCTTGTTCCATCAAGCGGGGCAGGGGCTCGCCGCCGCGCACGCGGCCGGGCTGGTGCACCGCGACTTCAAGCCGGACAACGTCCTCATCGACACCACGGGGCGGGTGCGCATCACCGACTTCGGGCTGGTGCGCATCCTGGATGGCGCGGAGGAGTCACCGCCGTCGGCCGTCGCTCCGGCGTCCGCGTCGGCGGCGGAGGGCGAGTCCAACGACTCCCTCACGCAGACGGGGACGCTGCTGGGCACCCCGGGCTACATGGCCCCCGAGCAGTCGCGCGGCGAGACGCCCGACGCGCGCAGCGACCAGTTCAGCTTCTGTGTCGCGCTGTACGAGGCGCTCTACGGTGCCCGGCCCTTTCCCCGCGCGGCCCCCGCGGAGCTCGCGCTCGAGCAGGGGGCGCGCGCCGCGAGGACGCTCCAGCGCGAGGCCCGCGTCCCCGACCGCATCCACCTGGCCGTGCTGAAGGGGCTCTCGCCGGAGCCCGAGGACCGTCACGCCTCCATGGAGGCGCTGCTGCGGGCGCTGGGCCAGGAGCCGCTGCTCTCGCCCCATCAGATGTTCCATGTCGCGGGCATCACGGCCGCGCTGCTGGCGGTGGGGGTGGTCGCCTTCTTCGCCACGCGGCCCACGCTCTGCGAGGACGACCCGAACGCGCTGGTGGGCGTCTGGGATGAGAAGACGCGCGCCTCCGTCCAGGACGCGCTCCTGAAGACGGGGCTGCCGTACGCGGCGGACACCTGGCGCGGGGTGAGCGGCTCGCTGGATGCCTATGCTCGCGACTGGAAGGAGGCTTCGCGGCACGCGTGCGAGGCCACTCGCATCCACGGCCGCCAGACGGAGGGCATGTATGAGCGGCAGCTGCTGTGCCTGGCGCAGCGGCGCAGGGATGTCGCGGCGCTGGTGGGGGTGCTGTCCTCCGCGGCGGCGCCCGTGGTGCAGAACGCCGTGCGCGCGGTGTCGGGACTGGAGGACCTGAGCCGGTGCTCCGACGTGCAGGCGCTGACGTCCTCGCGCCCGCTGCCCAAGGACCCGGGCGTGCGCGAGAAGTTGGAGTCCCTCCAGAAGGACATCGCCACCGTCCGCGCGCGGCTGCACGCGGGCCAGCCCAAGTCCGCGCTGGAGCTGGCCTCCACGCTGCCCGCGCGGATGGAGGGGGTGGACTTCCCTCCGGTGCGCGTGGAGATGCTCCGCGCGCTCGCCCAGTCGCAGGCGGAGTCGAATGACAAGGAGGCGGTCCAGACGCTGCACAAGCTCATCCAGACCGCGCAGGCGGCGGGAATGGACTGGCACGTGGCGGAGGGCTGGGTGTTGCTGCTGCGCGCCGCCAGCTTTCTCGACAAGGGCGCGGACCCGGAGGACCAGTACGGCAGCCATGCCACCGCGGCCGTGCAGCGGCTGGGCGGCGATGCACCGATGGAGGTCACCCTGGCCACCAACCTGTCCAGCCTCCTCCAATCGAAGGGCAGGAACCCGGAGGCGCTCGCCCAGGGCCTGCATGCGCTGGAGCTGGCGCGAAAGACCTATCCCCCGAAGGACGCGCGCCTCTCCACCCCCCTTCTGAACGCCGGGAGGATGCTGGGCATCGCCGGTCGCTTCGAGGAGGCCGTGGCCCTCCTGCGCGAAGCCCATGAGCGCTACGTCGCGAACTACGGGCCCGACCATCCGGATGTCGGCGTCGTCCTCAGCCTGCTCGCCGTGCAGGAGACCTACCTGAACCGCTACGAGGACGCGGTCGCTCACCAGACGCGCGTGCTGGCCATCTACGCGGGCGTGCATGGCGCGGAGTCGCTGAACGTGGCCTCCGCGCTGCACAACATGGGCAACATGCTCAGCCACCTGTCCGGACGGAACGAGGACGCCGCCGAGCACTTCCGCCGCGCGGTGGCCATTCGCGAGAAGCTCCTGGGCCCGGAGGATGCGCGGGTCGCCAGCTCCCTGTCCGGGCTGGGCCAGGTGCTCCGGGCCCTGGGACGGCCCGGTGAGGCACTCGCCGCCCACGAGCGCGCGCTCGCCATCCGCGAGAAGGCTCGGGGTCCCGACTCCCTGGAGGCCGCGTATGACCGGGGCCTGGTGGGCGAGTCGCTCATGTCCCTGCATCAACCGCGCAAGGCCCGGCCCTTCGTCGAGCGCGCGCTGGCCGTCTACGAGAAGAAGTCCTTCGGCACCGACGAGCTCATCCTCGCGGACATCCGCTTCCTGCTCGCACGCACGCTGGCGGGAGAGCCTCATGAGCAGGCGCGCGCGCGCAAGCTGGCCCTGTCCTCGCTGGAAATCTACCGGCGCTTCCCGAAGGCCCGCGAGAAGGAGATTCCCGAGGTCGAGACCTGGCTCGCCGCGAGGTGA
- a CDS encoding VOC family protein: MKKVPEGCARITPGLFYENAPAAIDWLEKAFGFQTRLKVEGAPGMVVHSELVYGEGVIMVSSLSAKYPGRKPGAAGGTSAAYLMLYVDDVDAHCARAKAAGARITREPETTNYGEDYWTDRGYGAEDLEGHAWWFAQRMKG; encoded by the coding sequence ATGAAGAAGGTTCCAGAAGGTTGTGCGCGCATCACCCCCGGGCTCTTCTACGAGAACGCCCCGGCGGCCATCGACTGGTTGGAGAAGGCCTTCGGCTTCCAGACGCGGCTGAAGGTGGAGGGGGCGCCGGGGATGGTGGTGCACTCCGAGCTCGTCTATGGCGAGGGCGTCATCATGGTGAGCTCGCTCAGCGCGAAGTACCCCGGGCGCAAGCCGGGCGCGGCGGGCGGCACCAGCGCGGCGTACCTGATGCTCTACGTGGATGACGTGGACGCGCACTGCGCGCGGGCCAAGGCGGCGGGCGCGCGCATCACCCGCGAGCCGGAGACCACGAACTACGGCGAGGACTACTGGACGGACCGGGGCTACGGCGCGGAGGACCTGGAAGGCCACGCGTGGTGGTTCGCCCAGCGCATGAAGGGCTGA
- a CDS encoding Hint domain-containing protein: MKLYSRFSVPVTAALPLVALATSAWAGALRAPDRGLDRATLVEDSQYMRRVFEAKSRGATGEAIAIDLADPGQYRFVMNRLRGSGKSAANSPKLFQRLGLAREKALARKAGGTEAGLTSLVNNWGCDHFLTLTRGVTTNNVRTYTSNPWASCLNGASYVYTDIVAYNSNMPETESTVVDSASGEEYAAGQSFEDVVVRPAIPVNQDRQVILDTMMIAMNENTGEEVVTFARGASAATTAGADLTMQHPRLSVPGSMKFNTELCQMRGGIDCDYAAVSNTLAPSGSNPATGVALRNTAVTTSWVGDAANNFPVSGAWQATHVYVPTQFTFNAGSKNGVACVIKEILPGSKVRLVKPVTGGTCMSQMDLTPALAGAINSTSANVKILSDLSRETSIAGTGTESCATQAIINQAVEYVITVSTKVNCGTASNTPATVTVRMMSDERYRYGLMVWNSCMAEGTKVVLADGRTVPVEQVKRGARIVTNDKGETLTVTDVQVGGELEPMVNLRDDKGHQVSLTDKHPVIMADGKAVVAGKLKVNDRVSTRDGVATLTSVTREKYAGKVYNFNLGTAAELARAGKDANTLFANGFRVGDNKMQGDMTAPVADSRDVLERLPASWHQDFAHSAAFVAGQR; this comes from the coding sequence ATGAAGCTGTACTCGCGTTTCTCAGTACCTGTCACGGCGGCCCTGCCGCTCGTCGCGCTCGCGACTTCCGCCTGGGCCGGCGCGCTGCGCGCCCCGGACCGGGGTTTGGACCGTGCGACCCTGGTGGAGGATTCGCAGTACATGCGCCGCGTCTTCGAGGCGAAGTCGCGCGGCGCGACGGGTGAGGCCATCGCCATCGACCTGGCCGACCCGGGCCAATACCGCTTCGTGATGAACCGCCTGCGCGGCTCCGGCAAGTCGGCCGCCAACTCGCCCAAGCTGTTCCAGCGGCTGGGCCTGGCGCGTGAGAAGGCGCTGGCGCGCAAGGCCGGCGGCACGGAGGCGGGCCTGACGTCGCTGGTGAACAACTGGGGCTGCGACCACTTCCTCACGCTGACCCGCGGTGTCACCACCAACAACGTGCGCACCTACACGAGCAACCCCTGGGCCTCGTGCCTCAACGGCGCCAGCTACGTGTACACGGACATCGTCGCGTACAACTCGAACATGCCGGAGACGGAGTCCACCGTCGTCGACTCGGCGTCGGGCGAGGAGTACGCCGCCGGCCAGAGCTTCGAGGACGTCGTCGTGCGTCCCGCCATCCCCGTCAACCAGGACCGGCAGGTCATCCTCGACACGATGATGATCGCCATGAACGAGAACACGGGCGAGGAGGTCGTCACCTTTGCGCGTGGCGCGTCGGCGGCGACGACGGCGGGCGCGGACCTGACCATGCAGCACCCGCGGCTGTCGGTGCCCGGCAGCATGAAGTTCAACACCGAGCTGTGTCAGATGCGCGGCGGCATCGACTGTGACTACGCCGCGGTGAGCAACACGCTCGCGCCGTCGGGCAGCAACCCGGCGACGGGCGTCGCCCTGCGCAACACGGCGGTCACCACCAGCTGGGTGGGTGACGCGGCCAACAACTTCCCCGTCTCCGGGGCGTGGCAGGCGACGCACGTGTACGTGCCCACGCAGTTCACGTTCAACGCCGGCAGCAAGAACGGCGTGGCGTGTGTCATCAAGGAGATCCTCCCGGGCTCCAAGGTGCGCCTGGTGAAGCCCGTCACGGGCGGCACCTGCATGAGCCAGATGGACCTGACCCCCGCGCTGGCCGGTGCCATCAACAGCACCAGCGCCAACGTGAAGATTCTCTCCGACCTGTCGCGTGAGACGTCCATCGCGGGCACGGGCACGGAGAGCTGCGCCACGCAGGCCATCATCAACCAGGCGGTGGAGTACGTCATCACCGTGAGCACCAAGGTGAACTGCGGCACGGCGTCCAACACGCCCGCCACGGTGACGGTGCGCATGATGAGCGACGAGCGCTACCGCTACGGCCTCATGGTGTGGAACAGCTGCATGGCGGAGGGCACGAAGGTGGTGCTCGCCGACGGCCGCACCGTCCCCGTGGAGCAGGTCAAGCGCGGCGCGCGCATCGTGACGAACGACAAGGGTGAGACGCTCACCGTGACGGACGTCCAGGTCGGCGGCGAGCTGGAGCCCATGGTGAACCTGCGGGACGACAAGGGCCACCAGGTCAGCCTCACCGACAAGCACCCTGTCATCATGGCGGACGGCAAGGCCGTGGTCGCGGGCAAGCTGAAGGTGAATGACCGCGTCAGCACCCGCGACGGCGTGGCCACGCTGACCTCCGTCACCCGCGAGAAGTACGCCGGCAAGGTGTACAACTTCAACCTGGGCACGGCGGCGGAGCTGGCGCGCGCGGGCAAGGACGCCAACACGCTGTTCGCCAACGGCTTCCGCGTGGGCGACAACAAGATGCAGGGCGACATGACGGCGCCCGTCGCGGACTCGCGCGACGTGCTGGAGCGCCTGCCGGCCTCGTGGCACCAGGACTTCGCGCACTCGGCGGCGTTCGTGGCCGGTCAGCGCTAG